A stretch of the Bacillus anthracis str. Vollum genome encodes the following:
- a CDS encoding arsenic resistance protein produces the protein MSTIEKIQTFIILFAVTCGIILGQFNVIHMYSDKFIVPFLFFMLYGLFLSIPLKEIKNGFRNLKFAGTSLTINFLWTPLLAWGLGALFLSDHPALWVGFIMLMVTPCTDWYLIFTEIAKGNVALSTAILPVNLILQVLLLPIYLFLFAGVMKTVAVSVLIESIVIVIVLPFLLAHATKFIMNKLKKAETLENKLIPFFSSAQIVFLSLAIVAMFASQGKYLLQNMNVVLLLLIPVLLFFIINFVLGQFIRRVMRLSYKDTVSLNLTTLARNSPVALAIAVTAFPDEPLIALALVIGPLIELPVLACVSQVLLLIKKKRQYI, from the coding sequence ATGAGCACGATAGAAAAGATTCAAACTTTTATTATTCTTTTTGCTGTTACATGCGGCATCATACTTGGACAATTTAATGTTATACATATGTATTCAGACAAATTTATTGTTCCCTTCTTATTTTTCATGCTATATGGATTATTCCTCAGCATCCCATTGAAAGAAATAAAAAACGGATTTCGTAATTTAAAATTTGCTGGAACAAGCCTTACTATTAACTTTTTATGGACACCTTTACTCGCTTGGGGATTAGGAGCACTATTTCTTTCAGATCACCCTGCGCTTTGGGTTGGATTTATTATGTTAATGGTTACTCCATGTACAGATTGGTACTTAATCTTTACTGAAATAGCGAAAGGAAATGTAGCACTTTCTACTGCGATTTTACCTGTAAATTTAATTTTGCAAGTACTACTTCTTCCTATTTATTTATTTTTATTCGCTGGTGTCATGAAGACTGTAGCCGTTTCTGTTTTAATAGAGAGCATTGTTATCGTAATTGTCTTACCATTTTTACTTGCACACGCTACAAAATTCATTATGAATAAACTGAAAAAAGCTGAAACGCTCGAGAATAAACTCATTCCGTTTTTCAGCTCTGCCCAAATTGTATTTTTAAGTTTAGCAATCGTAGCGATGTTTGCATCACAAGGTAAATATTTACTACAAAATATGAATGTCGTTTTATTATTACTCATTCCTGTTCTATTGTTCTTCATCATTAATTTTGTACTAGGACAATTTATCAGGCGCGTTATGCGTTTATCTTATAAAGATACAGTAAGTCTAAATTTAACAACGTTAGCAAGAAACTCACCTGTTGCTCTTGCTATTGCTGTAACAGCTTTTCCAGATGAGCCTCTTATTGCTCTCGCATTAGTTATTGGACCATTGATTGAATTACCGGTACTTGCTTGTGTTTCACAAGTGTTGTTACTTATTAAGAAAAAACGGCAATATATATAA
- a CDS encoding FMN-dependent NADH-azoreductase yields the protein MGLFSSLFGKKEENQKVEENKTMSKVLFVKANDRPAEQAVSSKMYETFVTTYKEANPNTEITELDLFALDLPYYGNIAISGGYKRSQGMELTAEEEKAVATVDQYLNQFLEADKVVFAFPLWNFTVPAPLITYISYLSQAGKTFKYTANGPEGLAGGKKVVVLGARGSDYSSEQMAPMEMAVNYVTTVLGFWGITNPETVVIEGHNQYPDRSQQIVEEGLENVKKVAAKF from the coding sequence ATGGGATTATTTAGCTCGTTATTTGGTAAAAAAGAAGAAAATCAAAAAGTAGAGGAGAATAAAACAATGTCAAAAGTATTATTTGTAAAAGCAAACGATCGCCCAGCGGAGCAAGCAGTTAGTTCAAAAATGTATGAAACATTTGTAACTACTTATAAAGAAGCAAATCCGAATACAGAAATTACAGAGTTAGATTTATTTGCATTAGATCTTCCTTATTACGGAAATATTGCTATTTCAGGTGGATACAAACGTAGTCAAGGTATGGAATTAACAGCAGAAGAAGAGAAGGCAGTTGCTACAGTAGATCAATATTTAAATCAGTTTTTAGAAGCTGATAAAGTTGTATTTGCATTCCCGTTATGGAACTTTACTGTACCAGCACCATTAATCACATATATTTCATATTTATCTCAAGCTGGAAAAACGTTTAAATATACAGCTAATGGTCCAGAAGGTTTAGCTGGTGGTAAAAAAGTAGTTGTGTTAGGTGCTCGTGGTTCAGATTACTCTTCAGAACAAATGGCTCCTATGGAGATGGCAGTTAATTACGTAACAACTGTACTTGGATTCTGGGGAATTACAAATCCAGAAACTGTTGTAATTGAAGGACACAACCAATATCCAGATCGCTCACAACAAATTGTTGAAGAAGGTTTAGAGAACGTTAAGAAAGTAGCGGCGAAATTTTAA